A window from Candidatus Polarisedimenticolia bacterium encodes these proteins:
- a CDS encoding 6-phosphofructokinase: protein MRPKHLGILTGGGDVPGLNAAIQAVYRAAGRHGWTRAGSRDANVTGILRGWRGAVHMENPGPGGESTNLLPLTDAIVRHIDLTGGTFLHSSRVRPDRMKLKDLPPRLQQRKDDLPRVDGKEEVFDAVDEVIRNMQECEIDCLVAIGGDDTLGSAYRLQSRGFPVVGIPKTMDNDVQGSEYAIGFKTALTRAEDFINRHRTTLGSHDLVGVFRIFGRDAGFTSLGTAMAISDVRCAIPEHPFDLEALCDLVKKDYADGDSRTALVLCSEGAIWQGGKLEEYGPADAYGHRKKVNVGEALAEAISRETKLPTRVQDITYDLRSGPPDALDKMVANTFGTLAVDLIAQGKTGQMLCIQNGRYNHVPLPDPGRGPRKVDVTTLYDTEQFRPKLSGLLGRPIFF, encoded by the coding sequence ATGCGGCCCAAACACCTGGGGATCCTGACGGGCGGCGGCGACGTGCCGGGGCTCAATGCCGCCATCCAGGCAGTCTACCGGGCGGCCGGCCGGCACGGGTGGACCCGGGCCGGAAGCCGCGACGCCAACGTCACCGGGATCCTCAGGGGATGGCGCGGGGCGGTCCACATGGAGAATCCCGGCCCCGGTGGCGAATCGACCAATCTCCTGCCCCTGACCGACGCCATCGTCCGGCACATCGACCTGACCGGCGGCACCTTCCTCCATTCCTCGCGCGTCCGTCCCGATCGGATGAAGCTGAAGGACCTTCCCCCGCGGCTGCAGCAGCGCAAGGACGATCTGCCCCGGGTCGATGGCAAGGAGGAGGTCTTCGACGCCGTGGACGAAGTGATCCGAAATATGCAGGAGTGCGAGATCGACTGTCTCGTGGCGATCGGCGGGGACGACACGCTGGGCTCCGCCTACCGCCTGCAGTCCCGCGGATTTCCGGTGGTCGGGATCCCGAAGACGATGGACAACGACGTCCAGGGAAGCGAATACGCCATCGGCTTCAAGACGGCCCTGACGCGGGCGGAGGACTTCATCAACCGCCACCGGACGACGCTCGGCTCGCACGACCTCGTCGGGGTCTTCCGGATCTTCGGGCGCGACGCCGGCTTCACGTCGCTCGGGACCGCCATGGCGATCTCCGACGTCCGCTGCGCCATCCCCGAGCACCCGTTCGATCTGGAGGCGCTGTGCGATCTGGTGAAGAAGGATTACGCCGACGGCGACTCCCGCACGGCGCTCGTCTTGTGCTCCGAGGGGGCGATCTGGCAGGGAGGGAAGCTGGAGGAGTACGGCCCCGCCGATGCCTACGGCCACCGGAAGAAAGTCAACGTTGGGGAGGCGCTGGCGGAGGCGATCAGCCGGGAGACGAAGCTGCCGACCCGGGTCCAGGACATCACGTACGATCTGCGCAGCGGGCCGCCCGACGCGCTGGACAAGATGGTGGCCAACACCTTCGGCACCCTGGCCGTCGATCTCATCGCCCAGGGCAAGACGGGACAGATGCTCTGCATCCAGAACGGCCGATACAATCACGTCCCGCTGCCCGATCCCGGCCGCGGCCCCCGCAAGGTCGACGTCACCACCCTCTACGACACCGAGCAGTTCCGCCCCAAGCTCTCCGGCCTCCTGGGTAGACCAATCTTTTTCTGA
- the glgP gene encoding alpha-glucan family phosphorylase yields the protein MKPLEEIAYNLRWSWDHDTIALFRRLDRDLWESSGHNPVLMLNTISQETLLQAAEDEAFLVQLDRVSRDLESYMAIRGALREKIGPSPRPLVAYFSMEFGLTECLPIYSGGLGVLAADHLKSSSDLALPLIGVGLLYQKGYFHQRLNPDGWQEEHYPTNDFSTLPVRLFRNDQGEPLRITVDLAGTPAQVQFWRAQVGRVKLVLLDTNIPENPQEIQDVTDQLYGGDSETRIRQEILLGVGGRRVLEALSERPRVYHLNEGHSAFVCLERARILMKEAGLSFREARELIAATTAFTIHTPVPAGIDVFPQGLMERYFGAYWPELGLTREEFLDLGRVHPGDANEGFNMAVLAIRSSGKVNAVSRLHGYVSREVWKDLWPGIPSSEIPIAHVTNGAHPLSWISEEMRRLYDRHLGSRWALEGGDTRDWRRAEQIPGEELWRVHELRRERLVAFVRQRLAEQLRRQGAGRGEIAAAEEILDPEVLTIGFARRFATYKRGTLLLHDLDRLVKILDAPNRPVQIIYAGKAHPRDDAGKALIRDIVHAARRPEFARRIVFLEDYDSVVARYLVEGCDVWLNTPRRPMEASGTSGMKAALNGALNLSIRDGWWDEAYSPRTGWAIGHGDQDHLDSQTLNSQEAGMLYTLLEQEVVPLFYTRGPDGIPREWIALMKSALGDLCPVFNTHRMVRQYVQDAYAPAEARRPLLEADGYRGARELAQWRERMLEAWPGVKVSKIDADLPTQMSVGDGFEVKAWVQPGPLSAADLNVQIVLGRVEENREIIQPQILPMTADGAGSPEGILFRAQIPLRRSGNQGFTIRVLPRHELLLHPHHTGLILWAS from the coding sequence TTGAAGCCTCTGGAAGAGATCGCCTACAACCTCCGCTGGTCGTGGGACCACGACACGATCGCCCTGTTCCGGCGGCTGGATCGCGACCTCTGGGAGTCGAGCGGCCACAATCCCGTCTTGATGCTGAACACCATCTCCCAGGAGACGCTCCTGCAGGCCGCGGAGGATGAGGCGTTCCTCGTGCAGCTCGACCGCGTCTCTCGGGACCTGGAGAGCTACATGGCGATCCGCGGAGCGCTCCGGGAGAAGATCGGCCCCTCCCCGCGCCCGCTGGTCGCCTATTTCTCCATGGAGTTCGGCCTCACCGAGTGCCTGCCGATCTACTCGGGCGGCCTCGGCGTCCTGGCCGCCGACCACCTCAAGTCGTCGAGCGATCTCGCCCTGCCGCTCATCGGCGTCGGCCTTCTCTATCAGAAGGGCTATTTCCACCAACGGCTGAATCCCGACGGATGGCAGGAGGAGCATTACCCGACCAACGACTTCTCTACGCTTCCCGTGCGCCTCTTCAGAAACGACCAGGGGGAGCCCCTCCGGATTACGGTGGACCTCGCCGGCACGCCCGCGCAGGTCCAGTTCTGGCGGGCCCAGGTGGGGCGGGTCAAGCTGGTCCTGCTCGACACCAACATCCCCGAGAACCCGCAGGAGATCCAGGACGTCACCGACCAGCTCTACGGGGGCGACAGCGAGACGCGGATTCGGCAGGAGATTCTGCTGGGCGTCGGAGGCCGCCGGGTCCTGGAGGCGCTCTCCGAGCGGCCGCGCGTCTACCATCTCAACGAAGGGCACTCCGCCTTCGTCTGTCTGGAGCGGGCCCGCATCCTGATGAAAGAAGCCGGCCTTTCCTTCCGCGAGGCCCGCGAGCTGATCGCCGCCACCACCGCCTTCACCATCCATACTCCCGTGCCCGCCGGGATCGACGTGTTCCCCCAGGGCCTGATGGAAAGGTATTTCGGAGCCTACTGGCCCGAGCTGGGGCTGACGCGCGAGGAATTCCTCGATCTCGGCCGGGTCCACCCGGGGGACGCCAACGAAGGCTTCAACATGGCGGTCCTGGCGATCCGTTCCTCCGGCAAGGTCAACGCCGTGAGCCGGCTGCACGGCTACGTCTCCCGCGAAGTCTGGAAGGATCTCTGGCCGGGCATTCCGTCGTCCGAGATCCCAATCGCGCACGTGACCAACGGCGCTCACCCCCTCTCCTGGATTTCGGAGGAGATGCGCCGGCTCTACGACCGGCACCTCGGCTCGCGCTGGGCCCTGGAGGGGGGCGACACGCGCGACTGGCGGCGCGCCGAGCAGATTCCCGGCGAGGAGCTGTGGAGGGTCCACGAGCTGCGGCGCGAGCGGCTGGTCGCGTTCGTCCGGCAGCGTCTCGCGGAGCAGCTGCGCCGCCAGGGAGCCGGCCGGGGCGAGATCGCGGCCGCGGAGGAGATCCTCGATCCCGAGGTGCTGACGATCGGATTCGCCCGGCGCTTCGCCACCTACAAGCGGGGCACCCTGCTGCTGCACGATCTGGACCGCCTCGTGAAGATCCTCGACGCTCCCAACCGTCCCGTGCAGATCATCTATGCGGGGAAGGCCCACCCCCGGGACGACGCCGGCAAGGCCCTCATCCGCGACATCGTCCACGCGGCGCGGCGCCCGGAGTTCGCGCGGCGCATCGTGTTCCTGGAGGACTACGACTCGGTGGTGGCCCGCTACCTGGTGGAGGGTTGCGACGTCTGGCTCAACACGCCGCGCCGCCCGATGGAGGCGAGCGGCACGAGCGGCATGAAGGCGGCGCTCAACGGCGCGCTGAACCTCAGCATCCGCGACGGCTGGTGGGACGAGGCCTATTCGCCGCGCACCGGCTGGGCGATCGGCCACGGCGACCAGGATCATCTCGATTCCCAGACCTTGAACAGCCAGGAGGCCGGGATGCTTTACACCCTCCTCGAGCAGGAGGTCGTGCCGCTCTTCTATACGAGGGGACCGGACGGCATCCCGCGCGAGTGGATCGCGTTGATGAAGAGCGCGCTGGGCGACCTCTGCCCCGTGTTCAACACGCATCGGATGGTCCGGCAATACGTTCAGGATGCCTACGCGCCCGCCGAAGCGCGGCGCCCGTTGCTCGAGGCCGACGGCTACCGCGGAGCCCGGGAGCTGGCCCAATGGCGGGAGCGGATGCTGGAGGCCTGGCCGGGCGTGAAGGTCTCGAAGATCGACGCCGATCTGCCGACTCAGATGAGCGTGGGCGACGGCTTCGAGGTGAAGGCCTGGGTCCAGCCCGGGCCCCTTTCCGCCGCCGATCTCAACGTTCAGATCGTCCTGGGCCGCGTGGAGGAGAACCGGGAGATCATCCAGCCGCAGATCCTCCCCATGACCGCCGACGGGGCGGGGTCCCCCGAGGGGATCCTGTTCCGCGCCCAGATCCCGCTGCGCCGCAGCGGCAACCAGGGATTCACGATCCGCGTCCTGCCGCGCCACGAGCTTCTCCTCCACCCGCATCACACCGGCCTCATCCTCTGGGCGAGCTAG
- a CDS encoding MASE1 domain-containing protein, giving the protein MSAETVAPAFAPPRESISWRSSDLLRIALLVALYFVTAKLGLLADAVSGFATTVWPPAGISLAALSLFGIRLWPGVALGAFLVNFTAGAPWLAACGMAAGNTLEAVVGTQLLRRFGRFDGSLDRLPAVVGFVILGAGLSTTISATMGVASGYLGGVIPAAAAGKAWLTWWLGDAMGVLILAPLFFSLAEKPRILLTPERQVEAGLLLACLTAASFLVFSPWFRPAQPSLLQPYLVFPFLIWAALRFLQHGTAVATLLVTGIAIVRTAAGYGPFARGTVNESLLALQAFMGTVAVTMLFLAAGMCERRRSDVRARLNYSVARVLADAPALEAMIAGMLRAICEALEWDCGNFWRVDSRTATLRHAAQWYRPDSGLEAFVEGSGMTFSPGVGMAGRVWKEARPIWVPSIARERNFQRGPLARKLGLNSAIGFPILLGQEVHGVLTFLSRAHREPDETLLQTMAATGSQIGQFIQRRRAEEELREAHAELEARIARRTEQLSDMNRALQGEIGERKEAEQSLRKLSTRLLRIQDEERQRLARELHDSTAQSLAALSMNLAVAKSCRTLDERARAALEESEALAQRCLREIRSLSYLLHPPLLEEIGLSAALRWCVQGFARRSGIAVDLELPPDFGRLPTEVEYALFRIVQECLTNIQRHSGSSSARVQLVRQPKRIALEVRDQGKGIPPGILDRHDGVELLGVGLLGMRERVRQLGGQIRIDSGSGGSAVQVEFAIQQEAS; this is encoded by the coding sequence ATGTCGGCTGAAACTGTCGCGCCCGCGTTCGCCCCACCCCGGGAATCGATTTCCTGGCGATCCTCCGATCTGCTTCGGATCGCGCTTCTGGTCGCCCTCTACTTCGTCACCGCCAAGCTCGGGCTTCTGGCCGACGCGGTGAGCGGCTTCGCCACGACCGTCTGGCCGCCCGCCGGGATTTCCCTCGCGGCGCTCTCGCTGTTCGGCATCCGGCTCTGGCCAGGGGTCGCCCTCGGGGCGTTCCTGGTGAATTTCACGGCCGGGGCCCCCTGGCTCGCGGCCTGCGGCATGGCGGCGGGAAACACTCTGGAGGCGGTCGTGGGAACCCAGCTCCTGCGCCGCTTCGGCCGGTTCGACGGGTCGCTGGATCGCCTCCCCGCGGTCGTCGGATTCGTGATCCTGGGGGCCGGCCTGAGCACGACGATCAGCGCCACGATGGGGGTCGCCAGCGGGTATCTGGGCGGCGTCATCCCGGCCGCCGCGGCCGGCAAGGCTTGGCTGACTTGGTGGCTGGGCGACGCGATGGGAGTCCTGATCCTGGCGCCGCTGTTCTTCTCGTTGGCCGAGAAGCCGCGGATTCTCCTTACCCCGGAGCGCCAGGTCGAGGCGGGACTGCTTCTCGCCTGCCTGACGGCAGCGAGCTTCCTCGTCTTCAGTCCCTGGTTCCGCCCCGCCCAGCCGAGCCTTCTGCAGCCCTACCTCGTCTTCCCCTTCCTGATCTGGGCCGCCCTTCGCTTCCTGCAGCATGGGACCGCCGTCGCCACGCTCCTCGTCACCGGAATCGCCATCGTGAGGACGGCGGCGGGCTACGGCCCTTTCGCGCGCGGCACCGTGAACGAGAGCCTCCTGGCGCTGCAGGCCTTCATGGGGACGGTGGCCGTGACGATGCTGTTCCTTGCCGCCGGGATGTGCGAGCGCCGCCGCTCCGACGTCCGAGCCAGGCTGAACTACTCGGTGGCGCGCGTCCTGGCGGACGCGCCGGCGCTCGAAGCGATGATCGCGGGGATGCTCCGGGCGATCTGTGAAGCCCTCGAGTGGGATTGCGGGAACTTCTGGCGAGTCGACTCGCGGACGGCCACGCTCCGGCACGCCGCCCAATGGTACCGGCCCGACAGCGGCCTGGAAGCCTTCGTCGAGGGGTCCGGGATGACTTTCAGCCCCGGTGTCGGGATGGCCGGCCGGGTCTGGAAGGAGGCCAGGCCGATCTGGGTCCCGAGCATCGCCCGGGAGAGGAACTTCCAGCGGGGGCCCCTGGCCCGCAAGCTGGGATTGAACTCGGCGATAGGCTTCCCGATCCTCCTGGGACAGGAGGTCCACGGAGTCCTGACCTTTCTCAGCCGCGCGCACCGCGAGCCGGACGAGACCCTGCTCCAGACGATGGCGGCGACCGGCAGCCAGATCGGACAGTTCATCCAGCGCCGCCGGGCCGAGGAGGAGCTGCGTGAAGCCCATGCCGAGCTGGAAGCGCGGATCGCGCGGAGGACCGAGCAGCTCTCCGACATGAACCGGGCGCTCCAGGGCGAGATCGGCGAGCGCAAAGAGGCGGAGCAGTCTCTCCGCAAGCTGTCGACGCGGCTCCTGCGGATCCAGGACGAAGAGCGCCAGCGCCTGGCGCGGGAGCTGCACGACAGCACGGCGCAGAGCCTGGCGGCCCTGTCGATGAACCTCGCCGTGGCGAAGTCGTGCCGCACGCTCGACGAGCGGGCGCGCGCCGCCCTCGAGGAGAGCGAAGCGCTCGCCCAGCGCTGCCTGCGCGAGATCCGATCGCTCTCCTACCTGCTGCACCCGCCGCTTCTGGAGGAGATCGGTCTGTCCGCGGCCCTGCGCTGGTGCGTCCAGGGATTCGCGCGGCGCAGCGGCATCGCCGTGGATCTCGAGCTGCCCCCCGACTTCGGACGGCTGCCCACCGAGGTGGAATACGCGTTGTTTCGCATCGTCCAGGAATGCCTGACCAACATCCAGCGCCACTCGGGCAGCTCCAGCGCCCGCGTCCAGCTCGTCCGCCAGCCGAAGCGCATCGCTCTCGAGGTCCGCGATCAGGGCAAGGGGATTCCGCCCGGGATTCTCGACCGCCACGACGGCGTCGAGCTGCTGGGCGTGGGGCTGCTGGGAATGCGCGAGCGGGTCCGGCAGCTCGGAGGGCAGATCCGCATCGACTCGGGCAGCGGCGGATCGGCGGTCCAGGTGGAATTCGCGATCCAGCAGGAGGCTTCATGA
- a CDS encoding response regulator transcription factor, with protein sequence MKTVRILVADDHEIVRRGVKALLEARSGWEVCDEAVDGREAVEKTVRSRPDVVILDIGMPGLNGLEAARRIRKEAPASQILILTMHDSEQVVQEVLAAGARGYVLKSDAGRDLVQAVEALSNHKTFFTPSVTEMVLQTYLGGGTGAVEPGESALLTPREREVIQLLAEGRSNKEVADLLRISVRTAETHRTNIMRKLDCHSLSDLTRYAIRNNIINP encoded by the coding sequence ATGAAGACGGTCCGCATCCTGGTCGCCGACGACCACGAGATTGTCCGCCGGGGCGTCAAGGCTCTCCTGGAGGCTCGCTCGGGCTGGGAGGTCTGCGACGAGGCGGTCGATGGAAGAGAGGCGGTGGAGAAGACCGTCCGGTCGCGCCCCGACGTGGTGATCCTCGACATCGGCATGCCGGGGCTCAACGGGCTCGAAGCGGCGCGCCGGATCCGCAAGGAGGCGCCCGCAAGCCAGATCCTCATCCTCACGATGCACGATTCGGAGCAGGTGGTCCAGGAGGTGCTCGCGGCGGGGGCGCGCGGCTACGTCTTGAAATCGGACGCCGGCCGGGACCTCGTCCAGGCGGTGGAGGCGCTCTCGAACCACAAGACCTTCTTCACCCCCAGCGTGACGGAGATGGTCCTGCAGACCTATCTCGGCGGCGGGACCGGGGCCGTGGAGCCCGGAGAAAGCGCCCTGCTGACGCCCCGGGAGCGCGAAGTCATCCAGCTGCTGGCCGAAGGGCGCAGCAACAAGGAGGTCGCCGACCTCCTGCGGATCAGCGTCCGGACCGCGGAGACGCACCGGACCAACATCATGCGCAAGCTCGACTGCCACTCGCTGAGCGATCTGACGCGCTACGCCATCCGCAACAACATTATCAATCCCTAG
- a CDS encoding YceI family protein, with protein sequence MRISLSIRLAVLTAAILSGACGPPVSEKSEFRHDNGAGVVQASNPSSGARQNPAGSAAPAGRYKVIAANSRMVAAVASGGMFSKLGHDHAIALGGLTGEVELAPGDEKSSLRLTIEAGTAAETGKEFDEKDRAKVNQAVREEALETGKYPQIAFKSTRIVAEGGGAKSQRYRITGELTLHGVTNRVEIPAQVRVSGNRLQAHADFVIFHTAYGIKRLSAVGGTIKAKNPIRITCDVVAEKE encoded by the coding sequence ATGAGAATCTCCCTGTCGATCCGGCTTGCCGTCTTGACGGCGGCCATCCTGTCGGGGGCCTGCGGGCCCCCTGTTTCCGAGAAGAGTGAATTCCGCCACGATAACGGGGCCGGCGTAGTGCAGGCTTCCAATCCCTCCTCGGGAGCCCGGCAGAATCCCGCCGGAAGCGCGGCCCCCGCCGGACGCTACAAGGTCATCGCCGCAAACAGCCGGATGGTCGCCGCGGTCGCGTCGGGCGGGATGTTCTCGAAGCTCGGGCACGACCATGCCATTGCCCTGGGGGGCTTGACGGGCGAAGTCGAGCTGGCGCCCGGCGACGAAAAGTCGTCGCTCCGGCTGACGATCGAGGCGGGCACGGCCGCCGAAACGGGCAAGGAGTTCGATGAGAAGGACCGCGCCAAGGTCAATCAAGCAGTCCGGGAAGAGGCTTTGGAGACGGGAAAGTATCCGCAGATCGCGTTCAAGAGCACGCGGATCGTCGCGGAGGGGGGCGGCGCGAAGAGCCAGCGATACCGGATCACCGGCGAGCTGACGCTTCACGGCGTGACCAACCGGGTGGAGATACCGGCCCAGGTGAGGGTGAGCGGCAACCGCCTCCAGGCCCACGCCGATTTCGTGATCTTCCACACCGCCTATGGGATCAAGCGGCTCTCGGCGGTGGGCGGGACGATCAAGGCGAAGAATCCGATCCGCATCACCTGCGACGTCGTGGCGGAAAAGGAGTAG
- a CDS encoding response regulator transcription factor has protein sequence MTILIADQDKRFRTVVKRLLQMGGNVERVWEASDGEEAVKLARELEPDLVLMEISLPKLNGLEATEMIKKVFPSAQVIIFTPHANQEYRNAALRSGANAVFPKSASWTGVEVH, from the coding sequence ATGACGATCCTGATTGCCGATCAGGACAAGCGATTTCGGACCGTCGTCAAGAGGCTTCTTCAGATGGGCGGGAACGTCGAGAGAGTGTGGGAGGCGTCCGACGGCGAGGAGGCGGTCAAGCTGGCGCGGGAGCTCGAGCCCGATCTCGTGCTCATGGAGATCTCGCTTCCCAAGCTCAACGGCCTGGAAGCCACCGAAATGATCAAAAAGGTGTTTCCCAGCGCCCAGGTCATCATCTTCACGCCTCACGCCAACCAGGAATACCGGAACGCCGCGCTCCGCAGCGGCGCCAATGCCGTCTTCCCGAAGTCCGCCAGCTGGACGGGGGTCGAAGTCCACTGA
- a CDS encoding transglycosylase domain-containing protein: protein MNTRTYRWVAWAWQWPGAMIQECLGRDPAPRIRRPLVRRAWSEAGLPLVRPRGRAAPMPAPVLPRRDIRPDSPAGARRTALEARRPGGLLGRAAAALAAGFLVALIALVYHVYFDRSDLPDIKSFIRFEAPTIGEVFDARGKTLIQLAKEYRRVVTYDQVPLILREAILSAEDKNFFTHPGVDFAAWPRVVEKTAVRSLGALRSGKGFRLVFPQGGSTLTQQLVRGYFLQDLTSRENGSDLIRGGIAPGVVAAVIGVPAVNKLLRKVEEVRLSLWLEEEMRRRYGSQEIAKREIFARYASFIYLGHGRYGFAAGAEYYFGKPLSAFTSEDGAIAASLAGICKCPRDYAPAPGDPRSLGRRNEILALMARNGAITPEAAKRWRAEPIGLASRSGVKTYAPAAIESVFDELKRHGKDRFGIEDLFEGRIAVRSTVDQRAQTIVNDALESGLALYEKRHPRAKGVIQGSVVVLRNSDAAILAEAGGRQVYQDHPTAYSDYNRVTGSLRQPGSAMKPLVYLAAFHEGLDLDSKVPDKPIKINMGRDRGVKWIANYDKKFKGRIPARQALAESRNTVAIWLARQIGMESVLKTARQLGIRTELQPYISTALGASEVRLLELAGAYRAMASGILAEPHIVDQVTDNSCGLLYQAPRTARPIASVGVEAEDLRQIQEGLRGVVRLPDGTAHNLSAADFPIPVMAKTGTSSDFRDAMIVGSTFGRKGITVAVRVGFDDNRELGEKETGGRTALPIFKEIMLRIYRDGIAGPVPQFPQEVEDHIDQYLARAPAPEKEPGDLAPRIADQREPDRPRPVAKFVEGKITRNGRIR from the coding sequence ATGAATACGAGAACCTATCGATGGGTCGCCTGGGCTTGGCAATGGCCTGGGGCGATGATCCAGGAGTGTCTGGGACGGGACCCCGCTCCCCGGATCCGGCGCCCGCTGGTCCGGAGGGCTTGGAGTGAAGCGGGATTGCCGCTCGTCCGGCCGCGCGGCCGGGCCGCGCCGATGCCGGCCCCCGTCCTGCCGCGCCGCGATATCCGCCCGGACTCGCCGGCGGGCGCCCGCCGGACTGCCTTGGAAGCGCGGCGCCCGGGCGGTCTCCTGGGCCGCGCCGCGGCGGCGCTCGCCGCCGGCTTTCTCGTGGCGCTGATCGCCCTCGTCTATCACGTCTATTTCGACCGGAGCGACCTTCCCGACATCAAATCGTTCATTCGATTCGAGGCGCCCACCATCGGCGAGGTGTTCGACGCTCGCGGCAAGACGCTGATCCAGCTGGCCAAGGAATACCGGCGCGTCGTCACCTACGATCAGGTGCCCCTCATCCTCCGGGAGGCGATCCTCTCGGCGGAGGACAAGAACTTCTTCACCCACCCCGGGGTGGACTTCGCCGCCTGGCCTCGCGTCGTCGAGAAGACGGCGGTCCGATCCCTCGGGGCGCTGCGGAGCGGGAAGGGGTTCCGCCTGGTCTTTCCTCAGGGAGGCTCGACGCTCACGCAGCAGCTGGTGCGCGGCTATTTCCTGCAGGATCTGACCAGCCGCGAGAATGGCAGCGACCTGATCCGCGGCGGGATCGCGCCGGGGGTCGTCGCGGCCGTGATCGGCGTGCCCGCCGTGAACAAGCTCTTGCGCAAGGTGGAAGAGGTCCGCCTCTCGCTCTGGCTGGAAGAAGAGATGCGCCGGCGATACGGCTCGCAGGAGATCGCCAAGCGGGAGATCTTCGCCCGGTACGCCAGCTTCATCTATCTGGGCCACGGCCGGTACGGCTTCGCCGCCGGTGCGGAATACTACTTCGGCAAGCCCCTCTCGGCCTTCACCTCGGAAGACGGCGCGATCGCGGCCTCGCTCGCGGGGATCTGCAAATGCCCCCGCGACTATGCCCCGGCTCCCGGCGATCCGCGGTCCCTGGGGCGCCGCAACGAGATCCTCGCTCTCATGGCGCGCAACGGCGCCATCACCCCCGAGGCGGCCAAGCGCTGGCGGGCGGAGCCCATCGGGCTCGCCTCGCGCAGCGGCGTGAAGACGTACGCCCCCGCCGCCATCGAAAGCGTCTTCGACGAGCTGAAGCGGCACGGCAAGGACCGGTTCGGGATCGAGGATCTGTTCGAAGGCCGGATCGCGGTGCGCAGCACCGTGGACCAGCGCGCGCAAACGATCGTGAACGACGCCCTGGAGAGCGGGCTCGCCCTCTACGAGAAGCGGCACCCGCGGGCGAAAGGCGTGATCCAGGGCTCGGTCGTCGTCCTGCGCAACTCGGATGCGGCGATCCTCGCCGAAGCCGGCGGGCGGCAGGTCTATCAGGATCACCCGACCGCCTATTCCGATTACAACCGGGTCACCGGGTCGCTCCGCCAGCCGGGCTCGGCGATGAAGCCCCTGGTCTATCTGGCCGCCTTCCACGAGGGCCTGGATCTCGACAGCAAGGTCCCCGACAAGCCGATCAAGATCAATATGGGCCGGGACCGCGGCGTGAAGTGGATCGCCAATTACGACAAGAAGTTCAAGGGGCGGATACCGGCCCGCCAGGCTCTGGCGGAATCCCGCAACACGGTGGCCATCTGGCTGGCGCGCCAGATCGGCATGGAGAGCGTCCTGAAGACGGCGCGGCAGCTCGGGATCCGAACCGAGCTTCAACCCTACATCAGCACGGCGCTGGGCGCGTCCGAGGTCCGCCTCCTGGAGCTGGCCGGGGCCTACCGCGCGATGGCCTCCGGGATCCTGGCGGAGCCGCACATCGTCGACCAGGTGACCGACAACTCCTGCGGCCTCCTCTACCAGGCCCCCCGGACGGCGCGGCCGATAGCCTCGGTGGGAGTCGAGGCCGAGGATCTGCGCCAGATCCAGGAAGGGCTCCGCGGAGTCGTGCGCCTGCCCGATGGAACGGCGCACAACCTGAGCGCGGCCGACTTTCCCATCCCGGTCATGGCCAAGACCGGCACGTCGAGCGATTTCCGCGACGCGATGATCGTCGGATCCACTTTCGGCCGGAAGGGAATCACGGTCGCCGTCCGCGTGGGCTTCGACGACAACCGCGAGCTGGGGGAAAAGGAGACGGGCGGGCGCACGGCGCTGCCCATCTTCAAGGAGATCATGCTCCGGATCTACCGGGACGGCATCGCCGGGCCGGTCCCGCAGTTCCCGCAGGAGGTGGAGGACCACATCGACCAGTATCTGGCGCGGGCTCCGGCGCCGGAGAAGGAGCCGGGCGACTTGGCGCCGCGGATCGCGGATCAGCGGGAGCCGGATCGCCCCCGCCCGGTAGCGAAGTTCGTGGAGGGAAAGATCACCCGGAACGGGCGGATACGATGA
- a CDS encoding outer membrane beta-barrel protein — MTWKKCLMVLATLALFSAPTWAGSFGVYGAYWGAEDAANSWGAGARVGFNFAPWVELEFHGTYFPDFHARGNTIPDTDVRAIPVDGGIKFNLLSDKFVNPYVGGGVSYYFLNSDVGNIDNDTGIYGEVGVDIGKDNTRFFAEALWRQLETPISFGSFDDNIDFGGIDWHAGAVFRWGK, encoded by the coding sequence ATGACCTGGAAGAAGTGCTTGATGGTTCTGGCGACATTGGCCCTCTTTTCCGCACCGACGTGGGCCGGAAGCTTCGGAGTCTATGGCGCCTATTGGGGCGCCGAGGACGCGGCCAACAGTTGGGGAGCCGGGGCGCGCGTAGGGTTCAACTTCGCGCCCTGGGTCGAGCTGGAATTCCACGGCACCTACTTTCCCGATTTCCACGCGCGGGGAAACACCATTCCCGATACCGACGTCCGCGCGATTCCGGTCGACGGAGGCATAAAGTTCAACCTCCTCTCCGACAAGTTTGTGAACCCCTACGTCGGGGGCGGTGTCAGCTATTACTTTCTCAACAGCGATGTCGGTAACATAGACAACGACACCGGAATCTATGGCGAGGTAGGCGTCGACATCGGGAAGGACAACACCCGCTTCTTCGCCGAGGCGTTGTGGCGTCAGCTTGAGACCCCGATCTCCTTCGGCTCGTTCGACGACAACATCGACTTCGGGGGAATCGACTGGCACGCCGGCGCGGTATTTCGCTGGGGCAAGTAG